The following coding sequences are from one Primulina eburnea isolate SZY01 chromosome 15, ASM2296580v1, whole genome shotgun sequence window:
- the LOC140815047 gene encoding uncharacterized protein yields the protein MVLYFKARPESGDYTIFMGLDKYENEELIKYGFIEDIWFHVDKMSSAHVYLRLHKGQTFDNIPEGVLEDCVQLVKANSIQGNKVNNIDVVYTPWQNLKKTPSMEVGQVGFHSTKMVRTVRVEKRINEIVNRLNRTKVERTPDLKAEREVVNAAERSERKQQLRDKKRREDLEKLEKERQAELRSYKNLMVAEKMTSNKDIASTSKSLQELEEDFM from the exons ATGGTGCTCTACTTCAAGGCCCGACCAGAGTCCGGAGATTACACCATTTTTATGGGCCTCGACAAGTACGAGAACGAGGAGCTCATCAAATATGGTTTCATCGAAGATATCTG GTTCCATGTGGATAAAATGTCTTCGGCCCATGTTTATTTGAGATTGCACAAGGGTCAAACCTTTGACAATATACCCGAAGGTGTATTGGAAGATTGTGTCCAACTAGTCAAGGCTAATTCTATCCAAG GAAACAAAGTAAATAATATCGATGTTGTTTACACTCCCTGGCAAAATCTTAAAAAGACCCCTTCCATGGAGGTCGGGCAAGTTGGTTTCCATAGTACAAAAATG GTTCGAACCGTGAGAGTGGAGAAGCGAATAAATGAGATTGTGAACAGGTTAAACAGGACGAAGGTGGAAAGAACGCCTGATTTAAAAG CTGAACGAGAGGTGGTTAATGCTGCTGAGAGGTCAGAGAGGAAACAACAGCTTAGAGACAAA AAACGACGGGAGGATTTGGAAAAGCTTGAAAAAGAAAGACAAGCAGAACTAAGGAGCTACAAAAATTTGATGGTGGCCGAAAAGATGACATCTAACAAGGACATAGCATCAACCAGCAAGTCCCTCCAAGAACTTGAAGAAGACTTCATGTGA
- the LOC140814284 gene encoding uncharacterized protein, with translation MASIDDYVRQPITDITGFGVGILPFRYLGIPLVAIWVRFSDFNLLLDAMATKISSWPRNSLSYEGKLELIRSVLQGMKCFWFSILPIPSAVIDAIYAMCRKFGCPTKHPPIAWDVLCKPCDDGGMGLKNLKAWNKALLAKTLWKIHLKKDSLWIRWVNHIYSDVGGVWSWGWNKDNSLLIEQIISIRDEIVQRYGSVDAATVCLNGWFGGNQGLSQAYNFFIHNTGRWPWKPLVMKSCILPKNRFLLWLLTHGKLLTRDRLQFVNDKTCVLCNGAEESVAHLYFECAASKGIWNMHVGVATHEKDYGSSAAVLKGV, from the coding sequence ATGGCTAGTATTGATGATTATGTGAGGCAACCGATCACTGACATAACTGGATTTGGTGTTGGAATCCTACCTTTTCGTTATCTTGGGATCCCATTGGTGGCTATATGGGTTCGTTTCTCTGATTTTAATCTACTTTTGGATGCCATGGCCACGAAGATAAGCTCATGGCCTCGTAACTCCTTATCTTATGAGGGCAAACTCGAGCTAATCAGATCAGTTCTTCAAGGAATGAAATGTTTTTGGTTCTCCATATTGCCAATCCCAAGTGCCGTCATTGATGCCATTTATGCTATGTGTAGAAAATTCGGATGCCCAACAAAACACCCGCCGATTGCTTGGGATGTACTTTGTAAGCCATGTGATGATGGTGGAATGGGTTTAAAGAACTTGAAAGCATGGAACAAGGCACTTTTAGCAAAAACACTTTGGAAAATACATTTGAAGAAAGATAGCTTGTGGATTCGTTGGGTCAATCACATATATAGCGACGTCGGAGGTGTTTGGTCATGGGGATGGAACAAAGACAACTCACTGTTGATCGAACAGATTATATCCATCCGGGATGAGATAGTTCAAAGGTATGGCTCAGTCGATGCTGCCACAGTTTGTTTAAATGGGTGGTTTGGTGGTAACCAAGGTCTCTCCCAAGCTTATAACTTCTTTATTCACAACACGGGAAGGTGGCCTTGGAAACCACTAGTGATGAAGTCGTGCATACTCCCTAAGAACCGGTTCCTCTTGTGGCTACTAACTCATGGGAAGCTACTCACTAGAGATAGGCTACAATTTGTGAATGATAAAACTTGTGTGCTTTGTAATGGGGCGGAAGAATCCGTTGCGCACCTATACTTTGAATGTGCAGCATCGAAGGGGATTTGGAACATGCATGTGGGAGTGGCTACACATGAAAAAGATTACGGATCGTCAGCTGCGGTGTTAAAAGGCGTTTAG
- the LOC140814828 gene encoding uncharacterized protein has product MDTVNSREARRRRLSDRGSQRLALITGRIQSLSPDPDLPQTTSDSSQPEDPSLLNHDSVRELSQHDNRVPEVEPSLHNGDKGKGVASTSTTLLSPEEPVFQAPSSVQNPAESHQLDHNSFTSGEIISAISASENVRTRCAVAAALLVILSHIGFPILSWGVIWGTIFFRPLYLLLLTNISVVLARLLSGKPGANAAGQMNRVASSSENGLADQLGRALESWLLLQNIFGALLMDISIYVVVLICGLSLMQ; this is encoded by the exons ATGGATACGGTGAACAGCAGAGAAGCGCGGCGACGTCGTCTCTCCGACAGAGGATCTCAACGCTTGGCTCTCATCACCGGTCGCATCCAATCCCTATCTCCTGACCCCGATCTACCACAAACAACCTCTG aTTCTTCACAGCCTGAAGATCCGTCACTTCTGAATCACGACTCTGTTAGAGAACTCAGTCAGCATGACAACCGTGTCCCAGAAGTGGAACCTTCACTGCACAATGGTGACAAAGGAAAAGGTGTTGCCTCTACTTCCACGACTTTACTCAGTCCGGAGGAACCAGTTTTTCAAGCCCCGTCATCTGTTCAAAATCCTGCAGAGTCCCATCAACTCGATCATAACTCATTCACATCTGGTGAAATAATTTCTGCTATATCAGCTTCAGAGAACGTTCGAACTCGTTGTGCTGTAGCAGCTGCACTCTTAGTGATCCTCTCACATATAGGATTTCCCATACTGAGCTGGGGTGTAATTTGGGGCACCATATTTTTCAGACCCCTTTATCTGCTTCTGTTAACAAACATATCAGTTGTGCTTGCACGGCTTTTGTCTGGAAAGCCTGGAGCCAATGCAGCGGGACAGATGAACAGAGTTGCTTCCTCAAGTGAAAACGGTTTGGCTGATCAACTGGGGAGAGCTCTCGAGTCATGGTTATTGTTGCAGAATATTTTTGGAGCACTGCTCATGGACATCAGCATCTATGTTGTGGTGCTCATCTGTGGCCTTTCCTTGATGCAATGA
- the LOC140814583 gene encoding uncharacterized protein — protein MTSSPPPSGGELVRRSDDESRLSSLVYDLSQNVQTMMDNMLAMIKEIDQNSAGIMKEIENSKDSVYQRKNTLEQEKELLHKTAFSVLGMLSSRDLC, from the exons ATGACGTCATCACCACCTCCCTCCGGCGGCGAGCTCGTTCGACGCTCGGACGACGAGTCTCGGTTGTCTTCTCTCGTTTATG ATCTCTCTCAGAATGTGCAAACTATGATGGACAACATGCTTGCAATGATAAA GGAAATTGATCAGAACTCTGCAGGAATAATGAAAGAGATAGAGAACTCCAAAGATTCTGTTTATCAGAGGAAGAATACCTTAGAACAGGAAAAAGAACTTTTGCACAAAACTGCCTTTTCAGTTCTTGGCATGCTTAGTAGTCGAGATCTCTGCTGA